One window of the Macaca thibetana thibetana isolate TM-01 chromosome 1, ASM2454274v1, whole genome shotgun sequence genome contains the following:
- the LOC126953099 gene encoding PRAME family member 18 has protein sequence MNLQTPPRLLELAGQSLLREEGLAISVLEELPRELFPLLFVEAFIRRRCEVLKVMVRAWPFPRLPLGSLMKTPDLEILHYVVDGIDCLLAQKVRPRRWKLQVLDLRDVDENFWTIWSGARPLSCSSKAMSKTQTVEDCPRTGEKQPLKVFMDVCFKEKSLDEGLSFLSGWVQHRRGSVYLCCTKVVNYSTCILNFRNILETVYPDSIQVLEIWNMCWSCIIVEFSRYLSQMRNLRKLFVSDGCHYYLPSPDSKEQLVAAFSSVFRRLDYLQTLYIRRICFFKGYLDRLIRCLKSPLETLALTYGSLEEEDLKCLPRYPSLSQLKQLNLSHGVLRFLRLEPLRALLEKVAATLQTLFLVDCGIGNSKLRVILPALSRCSNLTTFCFHGNDTSMDTLKDLLRHTGRLSKLSLETYPAPRESLDNRGRVVWGLLTPLQAELMRILREVRQPNRIFFGPISCPCCGTSPTEQLELSFCFRRSPA, from the exons ATGAACCTCCAGACCCCACCCAGACTACTGGAGCTGGCAGGGCAGAGCCTGCTGAGGGAAGAGGGCTTGGCCATCTCCGTCCTGGAGGAGCTGCCCAGGGAGCTCTTCCCCCTGCTATTTGTAGAGGCCTTCATTAGGAGACGCTGCGAGGTTCTGAAGGTGATGGTGCGGGCCTGGCCCTTCCCCCGCCTCCCTCTGGGGTCCCTGATGAAGACGCCTGATCTGGAGATCTTACATTATGTAGTGGATGGGATTGATTGCCTGCTTGCCCAAAAGGTTCGCCCCAG GAGGTGGAAACTGCAGGTGCTGGATTTGCGGGATGTTGATGAGAATTTCTGGACCATATGGTCTGGAGCCAGGCCCCTGTCCTGCTCCTCAAAGGCCATGAGTAAGACGCAGACAGTGGAGGACTGTCCAAGGACAGGAGAGAAGCAGCCCTTGAAGGTGTTCATGGATGTTTGCTTCAAGGAGAAATCCCTGGATGAAGGTCTGAGCTTCCTCTCTGGGTGGGTCCAGCACAGAAGAGGTTCAGTATACCTGTGCTGTACTAAGGTGGTGAATTATTCAACGTGCATTCTAAATTTCAGAAACATATTGGAAACAGTATACCCAGACAGTATCCAAGTGTTGGAAATTTGGAACATGTGCTGGTCATGTATCATAGTAGAGTTTAGCCGTTACCTGAGCCAGATGAGGAATCTTCGCAAACTCTTTGTCTCCGATGGCTGTCATTATTACCTGCCAAGCCCTGACAGCAAAGAACAGTTAGTTGCTGCATTCAGCTCTGTGTTCCGTAGGCTGGACTACCTCCAGACGCTTTATATAAGAAGGATCTGCTTCTTCAAAGGCTACCTGGACCGGTTGATCAG GTGCCTCAAGAGCCCGTTGGAGACGTTGGCATTAACTTATGGCTCCCTAGAGGAAGAGGACTTGAAGTGTCTGCCCCGGTACCCAAGTCTCAGTCAACTGAAGCAGCTGAATCTGAGTCACGGTGTGCTGCGCTTCCTCCGTCTTGAGCCCCTCCGAGCTCTGCTAGAGAAAGTTGCTGCCACTCTTCAGACCCTCTTCTTAGTGGACTGTGGGATTGGGAACTCCAAACTCAGGGTCATCCTGCCTGCCCTGAGTCGCTGCTCCAACCTCACCACTTTCTGCTTTCACGGCAATGACACCTCCATGGATACTCTGAAGGACCTGCTGCGTCACACAGGCAGGCTGAGCAAGCTGAGCCTGGAAACATATCCTGCCCCTCGGGAGAGTCTTGACAACAGAGGTCGTGTCGTTTGGGGGCTCCTCACCCCACTTCAGGCTGAGCTGATGCGTATACTGAGGGAAGTAAGGCAGCCCAACAGGATCTTCTTCGGTCCCATCTCCTGTCCTTGCTGTGGCACGTCGCCCACTGAACAACTGGAGCTCAGTTTTTGCTTCCGGAGAAGCCCTGCCTAG